From the Papaver somniferum cultivar HN1 chromosome 2, ASM357369v1, whole genome shotgun sequence genome, the window ATTGGCTATCTCaaatgcatctaaaaaaaactttgCACGCATGGTATGTGAATTTTTGGTTCTAAAAATCTCTCAATGGATGAAAATCCAGCAAACGAAATTCATAGCTAATTTTAGCATGAACGCAATAACGGTGATGCTTCGCGAGGAATGAGCAAGTAAGCCTTTCTAGTGAAGTGCATAAGGGTACATGAAAATTAATTTTTGAGTCTTTTGACAAAATTCGCATCGCATGAAACTCCAACAAGAGTAAATATTAGTCGGATGGCATGCGGATGATTATCTTCCTCCCTTCCGAGGATAAATAATTCCACCCGCTGCCTGGGGAGACTTGGATCAATTGGCAAGTTATTGACTACAAAGAACCAAGTCTGCTAATAGGGTTGGGGGAGTACCAGCCCGAAGTCAATGAATTATTAGTCTTGTATGTATTTTTGTACACCCCTAAACAATTTGATAACCCCTATTAACAATCTTGCAAAGAATCGCTTACGTTGTTACATCTTGTTCGTTTACTCATCCTTCCAAGTCTTCTAGCCAAATGAACTCTCTATGAAGAAGGTAGCAGGCGGTGCAGGAGAGACAATAAGCGCCTTAATATCTTTGTCGGGCTACTATATTTTTATTaccgaaaatgggtcatttgtccaaatatttttaaaacatggttcaaattaacgagtaaaaattagtatgggtaaaATGGACAAAATTtttttagcaaggatgaaactggattcatcctgatttaaacttaaaaaataatgaggatgaaactgaatgcattctgtgtaaattaaaaaataagaaaaagtatttgaaaattggcaggatgaaactgtttacatcctggctatttttacatttttgtgcatttaaacagtatcaaaatcaaagtatccttttcacccaggaattattggttttggtcttttaactaattttgtgtttttattattaCCATCATTAAAGACGGATATTGATTTTGTCATAtgaattgatttttgattttatgattCATTGATAAAAGCTGATACTGTTGTACGGCATCTGATGCACTGTGATAGTACCATTATCTGTATTTCAacgatgattttttatttttttttgaagcatttaatgatgatgaatttgatgcATTCTCCAGCATAAATACTATATGTTTACTGGATGTGAACCATCCACCATGCATAAACAGTCAGCACAAGTCTTCAATAAATAATACCGCCTTTGAAGACAAAATTGCCAATATTTattcttggctttatctcttatTTAATGTACCGCATCTCAGTTAGCTAAGCCATGGCTGAACGAAACTGGCCGAAGTTATATTCCATCCAAATATCTTTTGGGTCCGCCACCATGGCTTCAAGAGTTTCTgattaactttgttgatcaagccATGCAGATGCAGTCATTATTATATATAATGCTATCCATCAAAAACAAACTGTTTACACTTGTTATTCACGACAAAATTTTCCAAACATTGTTTCTCAAACTAATATGGTTTAGTTAGTGGCAACAAATGAATGAGAGGGGAAATGCCGACGTCTTCTCTGATAATGGCTTCtacatattttttatttctgTATACAAACATGCTTTAACAGAAGGTGTCAAAACATGCTTGAACAGACAGCAAAAGAAACAACTGTACCTATCACTTTGGTCCATGGACCATGACATTAATTCAATTCATAGTCCTTTCTCTGAGTAATATCAGATCATAAACCGCGCATTTAATTGAtcgattttcaaactttttccctTGAGAAACAGCAAGTCATGCACCTACGAGGCCCATGTGAACCCAAAACAGAACATACGTACACATGCATGCACCCATAGATAATGCACATACCATTACTACTTCTGCATCTAGCTACCTAGCTAGCTAGTAGAACACAAACAATTTCTACGATAACTTAGTGTTAATTGGACTGAATTTAATATGTGTTTGATAAGAAAGTAATTAATACTGTATTCTTTGATGGAAAATTCGTTGtctggtcctaagcccataagatTATTTATAGTAGGATTCAACCGGATTAATTAGTTATCTACAGGTCCATATTTAaccaaaacatggaaatgaccagAAACTCCTTGTTGCCAAACGTGTGTGCCTGCACACCTTTAATATCTAATATAATTCGATATTCTTCTCTCTTCCATAAAGAAACCTAATTTATCtacatatataataaaaaaaacataGTAGAAGACCTAGACGTTCTGATTTGTGAAGTTTGAGAAGAAGTCTACATATGTGTTTGCTGAAAAAGTAGCATAAAATGGTATGAATTagtagtacatatatgatgtactgaaaaaaTCCTGTTTTATTTTAACCAATATGATACATcgatagtttttttttatcttttattgttcaaatcaGCAGCGCAACAATGTTTTAGGAGATAGATTCCCTATTACATAATTCAAAAACTGATGAAAGTTCTTGAAtaagaaatcaacatcatgagCTAATCTTTATTTGAAGAGGACCAAGCAGCAACATCTTCTCCAGAAACTAATGCAACATCTTCTCCAGGAACTAAGCATATGCTAGTGGATAAAAAACCTGCAAAATATAAGAGTACATATATGATATACTCTCAGAAACTAAAAAGCTGCACAAATTGAAACCGAAAAAAAGGCTCAGAATTTTCAGTACATAACTTCCATACTCATTAAAAAACCATTcttatgcttacatatatgaaTCTGTGTGTTAGACACTATGAATTTGCAATACACAAATGATATACtgaaaataaaactagttaatttGCAGTTAATAAATGGTATACTCAAAAAAGTTCCTAGTGTTTGGACTAGATATAGAcatcttgaacctgtaaatgCGACCAAAACGTAACAATATTGACACAACCATGATGAACAACGGATAAAAATGAGTAGTACATGCAATATGCACTGATTCAGCTAATTACAATTCTAGATAATCTAATATATTAACAAGCAATTACGAACCGTACATATATACACGAAACATTGAACACATCAAAGTAATAACAAGCAATTACGAACCGTACATATATACACGAAACATTGAACACATCAAAGTAATACTGCTCTCGTACATACAAAACATTGAACACATCAAAATAATACTGCTCATTTTACATGAAACTAACCTGAAAAAATTATCAATCGAATTACAATCCACTACGACGAACAACAACGAACctgtaaaaacaaaacaaaaaatcatgTTACCTTTAGGTAATCCATATATGAATTGCTGATTCATTATCTAAATCAACTCCAAGATAAGAAAAGACCGATGAATCTACGAACATAACAGAATTAAAGCAGTTCTTtttagtattccatatatgtacctcTGATTTATaactaaaaatcaaagaacatagttcagtattacacatacgtactcatggatggaacccaaaactctgaataaaacataatcaaaaaaagtttctatcagtacgccatatacgtaCTGCATAATCATGAATTAAAAATAAACTTCATGTAAAGAAGAATTGATGAAAcgatgaatataaccgaatcaaagcacatatttcagtattacacttacatactcatggatcgaacccaaaaacagtggAAAAAATCTgattaaaacataatcaaaagaattttatatcagtacgccgtatacgtactgtcaattcatacacaaaaccaaactgtaacaaatctaaaaacataaaagcgtcatgaaaatcgatttgatcttcataatacaatcgaaaaacaaatcaaaagaagaaaacaaacaaaataatcaaagaagatgattagaaaacatacctggaacaaaatatcatatatttattgctggatcaaacaatctcaaacaacaacaaatttattatttacgtctagatctgaactattttcatcaaaaaccattagtacatcatatatgtactgatggttaatacacaaaaacaaactaaaaacccaacaaaatgaaagtaaaatatcagatctactaacGAAATGTATATAAAACATGATTATCTATCTAGATCCGAACTAAATATGAGATCTCCAACAACAGACTAAGATGAATTGAAAAATCAACATAGGAATCAAATATAAACCAAATACCTTGACTAATTCTTAGATGATTTTCTTGATCTGTAGGAAGCAACAACTTCATATACAGTATCTCAATTGATTTCGCCATTAGACTGAAAATCAAATCCaaatagtttcaaaaaaatatgagACAACATTAAAACTAACTAAATCTCGGCTAATGAAACAAGATTGAAATAAATAATCTCGCGTTCGACGATTAAAACCCAAGAATTTTTTCCTTCTAGCTGCTCTCCGCTTTGGATCTGAGAGATTgaaatgaaaagagaaaaaatgaaatgaaatttagtCACCCTGTTTTTATATACATGAGGGTGTTTTGAGAATTTAAAAATATGTCTCATGTATCTCGCACATGTATAGGACATGGGAATAAAATTTTAGgtccagttttcttttttctttaaaacttTGGACCTCTTGTTACTGGGCTtttgtgggtggacctgccactaactagtatcactaaactagtacctataggtaattcctacttctTTGATACATAAGTCAGAGAGGTAGATAAATATCAGTCATCAGATCATCGAAGGAGTGAGAACAGCTATCATCATACCCCTCTCTTTCACTCGCACACTGTCATGAAGTTATTATTGTTTTCTCTGAAGGAGGAAAGTCATACAATTAAACTTAGTTTAAAAGACACTCCCtccgtttttttttaataggccagttttgtttttagcgaaatttaaggaaattaagagaactaatcattgaaagtggtcctcatgacacttgtcaataaaagaagtgaagtgaaatggtccccatgacatttgttagcaaaagaagtaaagtgaagtggtccacatgacacttgtcatcaaaagaagttaagagaaaagtggtcccaaaaaattaaaataacatttgactttcccaattaggaaactggcctatttttttgaaacttttatttattgaaactggcctattaaaaaagaacggagggagtagataATACAGAAGTAAAGGAGAGATATCCAAAGCTAAGATCAAAACAAGCAATATATATATCCATGGGTAGACCTCCTTGTTGTGATAAAGTTGGCATCAAGAAAGGACCTTGGACTCCTGAAGAAGATATAATTTTAGTATCTTATATCCAAGAACATGGATCAGGGAATTGGAGATCTGTACCAACTAATACGGGTAAGTATCAAATAGCCTCTCGATCTACTTACTTTTTATGAATTTGTAAACTTAATTTTAGCATCTGATCCAAGTTCCAACTTCCATCGTATTTGTTTGTTCTTGTCTTATTTAAGGTTTGCAGAGATGCAGCAAAAGTTGCAGGTTGAGATGGACTAATTACTTAAGACCGGGAATCAGGAGAGGAAACTTCACTGAACTTCAAGAAAAGATAATAATAAGCCTCCAAAGTTTTCTCGGCAACAAGTATATTAAATTTCTCTCTTAACCCTTtcgaaataaataaattaattatacTATGAATCAGCACATAATCTACATTTTTTTGGGGGTGTTATACAGATGGGCAGCAATAGCGTCAAATCTTCCGGAAAGAACAGACAATGATATAAAGAATTATTGGAATACACATCTAAAGAAAAAACTCAACAAGTTTCATTTGGGATCATCTTATTCATCGGATTCATCAACAAGCTTTCAGTCTATTAACCAAGATTGTAGTAGTAGTAGTTATGATAGACTAAGAAACTTGGAATATCACCATTTGATCCATGAAACTGCAGCTCAAGATAAGTTCATCAGTAGTAGTCATCGAAGTCGCTCATCTACTACTACTTATGCTTCAAGCACAGGAAACAGTTCAAGACTTTTGGAAGGTTGGATGAAGACTACTCCTAAAAAGTTGACTAGTTGTACCTTCAAATTAAAGACTACCCAAACAGAAGAGAAAGGACTACCCAACGGCAGCAATAACTCCAATAAAGAAAACCACAACACTAGCAACAGTGATAACAATTATTTTGAATCACTGTTAACATTTGAAAAAACAAGTGATACGGCTTGTTGGAGGCAAAAACTTTCTTCAGACTCAACTGCAACTCATGGTTCGACATCAACATCCCCGGAGGAACCTCAAACAACTACCAGTACTACTACCGCAATTGAAGATAGGGTTGATTCGATCTCGGAAAGTGATCACCATGGGTTGATTGGAGATGATCtaaatcatcctccattttctttACTAGAAAAGTGGCTCCTGGAAGAAACAACTGGGCAAGTTCTTGAGGAAGATCCTATGGAGATTTCTCCAATATTTTGACCATATGTGCACAAGTTTTCTGCATGAAGAacgttcgatttgattatctcaTGTGGCGCAATGTAGCCTAGCTAGCTAGATCAATTTCATTACTTAAGATTGTTTATTTAAacatcataatttatttattttcccgtATAAACTTTTTTTTATCCTCATATAATGAGTTATCTCCAAAAATATAGTATGGTTACAAACTAAATTATGCAGTAATTTCCGTCGGCAAGATTTCTTTGTCATgcatgaaatttgaatttgtatTGATCAAATTTACTTCtatctaaaggagaatcgacagaTCATTATTAAGACACATAGTAGAATGATTAGAGAGCATTATTTAGACAAACAGTAGAATGTATATATCCTTCTTTAATTAACAACCCTTACAAATTACACCTGTGGGTATAATTCTCATGTCTTATCTGCATGTATATCTTTGTACGTCTATCAGTCTAGTGTACCCCTTCAAACTGTCTTTATTCTTCTTTTCACGGTTTACATTGTCACAAATGTTTTTCTGGACACACGCTTGATATGAATTGGTACCCACAACTTGTTTGagacaaacaaacaaaatattataACTGTAGAAAATGAACAACAGTCAATATGTCCTAGTGGTTAGGAGACAGACTTGAAATCTCTTGGGCTTCGCCCGCGCAGGTTCGAACCCTGCTGTTGacgatcatttttttttcattttgaaaatGACTCGTTTAATCATTTGATACCTACCATCCATACAATTGATTGGTAAGGTAGTGTAAGAGAGTACAAAGGGCAAAGCTAGTGGGCATTCGCAAATTAGGATGGTGCATCACCCCAGTTGAATGGCAGGCCTAGAGTAAAGTAGGGTGACCATGGTGCATCACATAAACTATATTGGCCAAGCCTCAAAATATGGCACCATAATGATGCCTCGagccagaaacaaaaaaacaGTTCATCATGACGCTTTGTTCAGAAATACATGACAACAACAGAGCCGGTGGGCGATGGATGGTAACTAAGTAAGTTTGGTAGGCCAGGTGAATGGAAAAATCTAGTATTGGGTAGCAGGGAAAGGGTTTAATGTAAGAAATATAGCCAACCATGCTAACTAGTCTTGGTGTCAGTTGAGACAACTGTCATGTCAGCTTGAGACGATCATCTCAATTAGCGGCGACAACGAATAAATTGAAACCGCCAAAAAAATGGTGATATTTCTAACACCTATGAATACCATACTCATTTAACTTCACAATTCACACCAAATTTCACTCTTCTCTTGtattttttctataaaaatctCTTCTAATTTTTTTATCGACCTATCTAAATTTAGAAGTATCTCAATCTCAAAATATTAGTCGACAAAGAAATAGAAAACCACCTCCAAATAAAACAAGTCAAGCTATGTCGGTAACAAAATCAACCtctaacaaagaaaaaaaatgtcaatCTACTTTCTAGTCAAGAATTAGTCAAAGTCCAAGGTATTTTTTCTACAAAAGCTGAGCGAGATAACGATGCTCAAAAACCAAGAGGTGGTTGGTACGAAATTAGCAAAGTTTTTGCAAATCTACATCCTAGTGTTAAACTTATTGTCGATAACCAATTGAAAATGACACAATTGATTGCTAAAGTAGTGTAGGAGATTGCTAAAGTAGTGTAGGAGAGTTTTTAGGGCAAAGCGGGGTAATGAAACCAAAATCAGACATGCCTTAGTAAAAAATCGGACAACATTACAACCAACGGAAAATGTGTCCGTCAATTTGTCTTGGTGGTTAAGGAGACACAGTTCGCCCGCCCAGGTTTGAACCCTGCTGTTGTTTATTATAAATGAGACTCACTCGGGTTCGAGTAGTAACATTGACCCAGATTTGTTTTTAAGTAGAGAAGCGGGGAATTGCATGATTTATatgtcgggaaaccgaggttacgttcatATCGAACCGGCATGTTCCCATAGAAGTCAATTTCataaacatcctactttagataacttagctcgaattcgtctcttacatctttagattaacATGATCGAATAATACTAGCAAGAATACATGATTAAtacgataatagacaatcacacacgacaTAAAGATTAtgtggttcacctttgtaggctacatccacggccaaaaccaccccgagaatcttcacTATCATAACAAGATATTACATCGGCacacatcatataatcaactagttatataacccactagcGCCAAACGtcagaaacaacaagacatattacgaagattttacctcttcctttgttcttatTCTTCCATAAACCTTCACCGtcatggttgcttcgactttagacaagaacatgaagaacatcatgaattctagcttctctCATATGAACCCTGGATTTATCCTATACCCGTTCTCACTACAAGTCTCTCTTGTCACATTGATTTTGCCTCATCACCAACCATTCTAGGACGCAACGGTTGTGACCCAATCACTCTCATAAAGAGAGAATTAACCAAGAGAATAATTTCTCCTCACCATATAATCCCTCTTATATAGTAGTTACATCCTTACTCCTCAAGTCTTAGAAAACTCCTAAAAATAGTCTaacaccttaattaggaaaccctaaacttgTAAAACACTCTTCCGaaccgtcatacaagtttcctaatccaaCAAACCTTGTAGACACTTTAATCCCGAAATAGccttttagccacggttttgacATCATTAGATCACTGTTACTGCTTCAAAGACTGTCACCTAAAGTACAATTTCAGCCATATGGTTAtgtatacggaacaaaaccccaacaatcaccaccttttgtgacgCGAACAAAACCTTCATCTTCACTCCAACAAAGAATGAATGTTTACCACCTTGACAAGGCCATCCCCGTGGACATCATCACTAGCACGAATCAAAATTGTCTATGTACTTTGAGCTTGAACCACCACCTAAGCCAAATTCCTCCTTTGCACTTGCACCACTGGAATCGCTATTTTTTAGATCTTCTAGCATCACCACAAACAACTACTTCATATAATTTATACAAGTTTCTGCAAGACTTGCATCAAACTACTTCGTCGCCATGACCACTCATTATCCCACCTTTTGTAGAATACTTTTTCTTCGAAACATGTCTAACTTCATATTATTTGATCTGAGCCATCAAAAAATTCCAGATGGACTTAACCAACTCCAAGAACCAACaatcttgagtcatcctccatgtaGAAAAAACATGCTATAATCTTCATATGTTGTGTATGAACGATTTTCacttagtgatagacacatttttgtgtctacgttgtccttaatttcatgtattgttgatactcgatttttgtacttattatggtattttatgtgtttaagtaaataagagtgtcttgggtatcagtgtgAAAatagagagtttggggatcgtttagagtaaacccggtttaatcattattttctcccatttcatcacttgtaaacacttttgagcaatgaaaaattattctgagtgtgttcccaatatgcggagctaaaccccattcTTGGGGCTATgaaggaagccgttgtttcggtaaaagtgatatatttttattaattaattacaacaactctattatgatttttgcattgaacaaaaaattgtttatatgattttgattaattaggtgtattttctcttgatagactatgcttgctttagggttttgatattctatgcttggattaacatctattcttttggaaatctacatgtctaggcaatactattagaatcaatctgaatgttgagttgcataattattgttttattaaatcactaatatcaaccaatggtggaatcctagtcctattctctccataattttcacaatatctttttaattagttcgttatttttatttattataaaaaaatctaaaaatccgctttcacaaatcttgaacgaatcatactactacaacaactttgaaaacacatcatttagcaccaccatgattcaaaacattaTCCTGACAACATTTGCAGACGCCAGTTGACCTCCGAACATTCTTCTCATAAAGAAAAAACACCTTCAACACGAATCATAGTCACATCAAGCGAAGTTGTCGAATCTTTCTTGATATTGT encodes:
- the LOC113350942 gene encoding transcription factor MYB94-like — its product is MGRPPCCDKVGIKKGPWTPEEDIILVSYIQEHGSGNWRSVPTNTGLQRCSKSCRLRWTNYLRPGIRRGNFTELQEKIIISLQSFLGNKWAAIASNLPERTDNDIKNYWNTHLKKKLNKFHLGSSYSSDSSTSFQSINQDCSTQDKFISSSHRSRSSTTTYASSTGNSSRLLEGWMKTTPKKLTSCTFKLKTTQTEEKGLPNGSNNSNKENHNTSNSDNNYFESLLTFEKTSDTACWRQKLSSDSTATHGSTSTSPEEPQTTTSTTTAIEDRVDSISESDHHGLIGDDLNHPPFSLLEKWLLEETTGQVLEEDPMEISPIF